From Ancylothrix sp. D3o:
AGCGCAATGGTTTTAGCCGGTGTGCTACTGAGTTTAGTTGTTGTGTATTTGGCGAGCAAAATTGGCGGCGAATTATCAAATGCTTTCGGGTTGCCGCCGGTGTTAGGAGAATTGGTTGGCGGTGTTGTCGTAGGAATATCAGCTTTGCATTTATTGGTATTTCCAGAAAGCGGTGCCACGAGTTCCGATTCGTTTATTATGAGCATTTTGCAAGCCACTGCCGGCTTGAGTCCTGATGCTACCACAGCGACTTTTGAAGCCCAAAGCGAAGTTATCTCTGTTTTAGCAGAATTGGGAGTGATTATTCTGCTATTTGAGATTGGTTTAGAGTCAAATTTAAAGCAATTGATGGAGGTCGGAATTCAGGCCATCCTTGTTGCTTGTGTGGGGGTGGTGGTGCCGTTTGCGGCGGGCACGGCTGGGTTAATGTTGATTTTTGGGGTGCCGGCTATTCCGGCTATTTTTGCTGGCGCTGCTTTGACGGCAACCAGTATTGGGATTACTTCAAAAGTTCTTTCTGAAATTGGCCGGCTTAATTCTCAAGAAGGGCAAATTATTATTGGGGCTGCCGTCATTGATGATGTGCTGGGAATTATTGTTTTGGCAGTGGTTGCCAGCTTAGCCAAAACCGGCGAAGTTGATGTAAACAATGTCATTTATTTAATTATCAGTTCAACGGTTTTCTTGGGTGGAGCAATTGTCCTGGGGAAGGTGTTTAATAAG
This genomic window contains:
- a CDS encoding cation:proton antiporter — translated: MLPILASVGETATKAESAMVLAGVLLSLVVVYLASKIGGELSNAFGLPPVLGELVGGVVVGISALHLLVFPESGATSSDSFIMSILQATAGLSPDATTATFEAQSEVISVLAELGVIILLFEIGLESNLKQLMEVGIQAILVACVGVVVPFAAGTAGLMLIFGVPAIPAIFAGAALTATSIGITSKVLSEIGRLNSQEGQIIIGAAVIDDVLGIIVLAVVASLAKTGEVDVNNVIYLIISSTVFLGGAIVLGKVFNKSFVALSESLKTRGELIIPALIFAFILSYIGAVIHLEAILGAFAAGLVFDETDKRKELEKQVRPIADMLVPVFFVAVGARTDLGVLNPAIPSNREGLIIAVFLIVVAILGKVVTGAVVFGKEKINRWAIGVGMIPRGEVGLVFAGVGTASGVLSDALNAAIIMMVILTTFVAPPLLRLAFGDAPSVEVKAD